A window from Citrus sinensis cultivar Valencia sweet orange chromosome 3, DVS_A1.0, whole genome shotgun sequence encodes these proteins:
- the LOC102622463 gene encoding uncharacterized protein LOC102622463 translates to MEGVSTTVYKGLRGYWRRKGYEKLNREGRGRRTSRSELGSTSTRRRRFSWRIKIKPKLKISRLPSPKKFFIWLRDAYVKMMMGFANSRVCASGGYGGGAIGSNGAYGFGKGPLKEYDEKVIVDIYKSLVMAQGQLVPRDAARLGSQVVCRS, encoded by the coding sequence atggaAGGCGTTTCAACGACGGTGTACAAGGGCCTGAGAGGCTACTGGCGGAGGAAAGGCTACGAGAAGCTAAACAGGGAGGGCCGGGGACGGCGGACGAGCCGGTCGGAGCTCGGTTCAACTTCAACCCGGAGGAGACGGTTCAGCTGGCGGATCAAGATCAAACCAAAGCTTAAAATCTCGAGACTGCCTTCCCCTAAGAAGTTCTTTATCTGGCTACGTGACGCGTACGTGAAAATGATGATGGGATTCGCGAACTCTCGAGTCTGCGCATCTGGTGGTTACGGCGGAGGAGCCATAGGCAGCAATGGGGCTTATGGATTTGGAAAGGGCCCACTTAAGGAGTATGATGAGAAGGTGATCGTCGATATCTACAAGTCTTTAGTGATGGCGCAGGGTCAGTTGGTGCCCCGCGATGCAGCAAGGCTTGGCTCTCAGGTCGTTTGTCGAAGCTAA
- the LOC107177237 gene encoding proline-rich receptor-like protein kinase PERK2, with protein sequence MAKSTIPLLNLFTFFLALQSNLAFTASSLETLISTTSKDQIACTVVCESCENPCQPLPSPPPPELILPPPPQPPSPPPPSPPALPECPPPPAPPALPECPPPPAPPKGCSVCTPSPDVPQLSPPRTPMPFPPPSGEFPPPESGVPNVPGVYNPPPSPEASDSTKLVLKFINISSVLLLLSLLCCF encoded by the coding sequence ATGGCAAAATCCACGATACCACTACTCAATCTTTTCACATTCTTCCTTGCATTGCAATCAAACTTGGCATTTACCGCATCGTCGCTAGAAACATTGATATCAACAACAAGTAAAGACCAAATTGCATGCACAGTCGTATGCGAGTCTTGCGAGAACCCTTGCCAACCATTGCCGTCTCCGCCACCGCCGGAATTGATCTTACCGCCGCCACCTCAGCCGCCTTCTCCTCCCCCACCTTCACCACCCGCGTTACCAGAATGTCCTCCACCACCAGCACCACCCGCGTTACCAGAATGTCCCCCACCTCCAGCACCGCCGAAAGGCTGCTCTGTATGCACACCGTCGCCAGACGTTCCTCAGCTTTCTCCGCCAAGGACGCCGATGCCGTTTCCACCTCCTTCAGGTGAGTTTCCGCCCCCGGAAAGTGGTGTCCCGAACGTTCCTGGTGTCTATAACCCACCGCCTTCTCCTGAGGCTTCTGACTCCACCAAATTGGTGCTCAAGTTCATCAATATTTCCTCCGTCTTGCTCTTGCTTTCCCTACTCTGTTGCTTTTAA
- the LOC102622761 gene encoding uncharacterized protein LOC102622761 yields the protein MQSRLATAAGRSCWVFSTARNKCLRREFVAAAASTDRTADTAIHSGEVEKGPDVHYDEPLGSSNEAAVAGNNPKNKETDTDPLVPPNPPHVSSSRLESYGVNQPLNPHIQQKRQSSTKAEALGEVICAAVDGTPLSNDIENEQRDKHEKVESDKEYFGHNKASPLSEIEMADTRKPITRATDGTADAVGSDVIGWRPEQLDTAEEALRRGAEIFRQNAMCGDPEVFPHSRVLRELRGEWF from the exons ATGCAATCAAGATTAGCAACCGCTGCAGGAAGATCTTGCTGGGTTTTCTCAACAGCTCGCAATAAATGTCTTCGACGAGAATTCGTTGCTGCTGCAGCCTCGACCGATCGCACTGCTGACACTGCTATTCACTCTGGTGAAGTTGAAAAAGGCCCCGATGTTCATTACGATGAACCTTTA GGGTCATCGAATGAAGCAGCAGTTGCAGGAAACAATCCTAAAAATAAAGAGACAGATACCGATC CCCTGGTGCCACCTAACCCACCTCACGTTTCTTCTTCGAGGCTTGAAAGCTACGGAGTGAATCAGCCCTTAAACCCTCACATTCAACAAAAGCGTCAGAGCAGTACTAAAGCAGAAGCTCTGGGTGAAGTGATTTGTGCTGCGGTAGATGGCACGCCACTGTCAAATGACATAGAGAATGAGCAAAGAGATAAGCACGAGAAAGTTGAGAGTGACAAGGAATATTTTGGCCACAATAAGGCATCGCCGTTGTCGGAGATTGAGATGGCGGATACTAGGAAGCCGATAACACGGGCAACTGATGGAACGGCGGATGCGGTTGGAAGTGATGTGATTGGGTGGAGGCCAGAACAGCTTGACACTGCTGAGGAGGCTCTCAGGAGAGGTGCTGAGATATTTAGACAGAATGCTATGTGTGGGGATCCTGAGGTGTTTCCGCACTCGAGGGTTTTGAGAGAGCTTCGTGGGGAGTGGTTTTGA
- the LOC102623069 gene encoding GATA transcription factor 16-like isoform X3 yields MDVKTKRREAEEMMKSPPAGTFNEMNKSCIDCHTTRTPLWRGGPAGPRSLCNACGIRYRKTKKLALLGRDKGRAQKRKRKYSSNNNNKGATKLGISLKAGLMAVGSDMGEEEQAAILLMSLSYGCLYA; encoded by the exons ATGGATGTGAAGACAAAA AGAAGAGAGGCTGAGGAGATGATGAAAAGTCCACCAGCAGGTACGTTTAACGAGATGAATAAGAGTTGTATTGATTGCCACACAACAAGAACGCCTCTTTGGAGAGGAGGTCCAGCTGGCCCtagg TCTCTCTGCAACGCATGTGGGATCAGGTACAGGAAAACAAAGAAGCTGGCTCTCTTAGGTCGGGACAAAGGAAGAGCACAGAAGCGTAAAAGAAAGTACAgtagcaataataataataaaggtgCTACCAAGCTTGGAATTTCTCTCAAGGCAGGATTAATGGCTGTAGGAAGCGATATGGGAGAGGAAGAACAAGCGGCCATACTTCTGATGTCTCTATCCTACGGTTGTCTTTATGCTTAA
- the LOC102623069 gene encoding GATA transcription factor 16-like isoform X2 — MDVKTKKQRREAEEMMKSPPAGTFNEMNKSCIDCHTTRTPLWRGGPAGPRSLCNACGIRYRKTKKLALLGRDKGRAQKRKRKYSSNNNNKGATKLGISLKAGLMAVGSDMGEEEQAAILLMSLSYGCLYA; from the exons ATGGATGTGAAGACAAAA AAACAGAGAAGAGAGGCTGAGGAGATGATGAAAAGTCCACCAGCAGGTACGTTTAACGAGATGAATAAGAGTTGTATTGATTGCCACACAACAAGAACGCCTCTTTGGAGAGGAGGTCCAGCTGGCCCtagg TCTCTCTGCAACGCATGTGGGATCAGGTACAGGAAAACAAAGAAGCTGGCTCTCTTAGGTCGGGACAAAGGAAGAGCACAGAAGCGTAAAAGAAAGTACAgtagcaataataataataaaggtgCTACCAAGCTTGGAATTTCTCTCAAGGCAGGATTAATGGCTGTAGGAAGCGATATGGGAGAGGAAGAACAAGCGGCCATACTTCTGATGTCTCTATCCTACGGTTGTCTTTATGCTTAA
- the LOC102623069 gene encoding GATA transcription factor 16-like isoform X1: MIKSPFALKKQRREAEEMMKSPPAGTFNEMNKSCIDCHTTRTPLWRGGPAGPRSLCNACGIRYRKTKKLALLGRDKGRAQKRKRKYSSNNNNKGATKLGISLKAGLMAVGSDMGEEEQAAILLMSLSYGCLYA, translated from the exons ATGATCAAATCTCCCTTTGCTTTAAAGAAACAGAGAAGAGAGGCTGAGGAGATGATGAAAAGTCCACCAGCAGGTACGTTTAACGAGATGAATAAGAGTTGTATTGATTGCCACACAACAAGAACGCCTCTTTGGAGAGGAGGTCCAGCTGGCCCtagg TCTCTCTGCAACGCATGTGGGATCAGGTACAGGAAAACAAAGAAGCTGGCTCTCTTAGGTCGGGACAAAGGAAGAGCACAGAAGCGTAAAAGAAAGTACAgtagcaataataataataaaggtgCTACCAAGCTTGGAATTTCTCTCAAGGCAGGATTAATGGCTGTAGGAAGCGATATGGGAGAGGAAGAACAAGCGGCCATACTTCTGATGTCTCTATCCTACGGTTGTCTTTATGCTTAA
- the LOC102624124 gene encoding uncharacterized protein LOC102624124: MTLSLHYYHTIQPAVYQKREMKSQLSCGEVDEYDPSGLVYCWWRSAAKFDECVKLKLDLPNVSTLTPRLRVLREMERLALIAPDGLNELRHKFLSYRSGDFWIPIGGIQKGGMDIPPVITILLMGFSGSGKSSLVNLMYSVLSRSGLVLFAQTSSGNSSHTITMYMEEHNVMRSLQSGFCVYDSRGFNYNRVHEGLEELSSWMSEGVHHNQRCLRSDDCALMKNDAEIDDLKSSPKYVLRRVDFAMVVSNIAEIYKALKAGDSKPLDATKRLFSAPGLRKCNENPILILTHGDMLSTEERLDARLKICEYLGVSEISGVYDIVCLTEYGFPAEECDPVTAYSIAEAIYRALLISDRGHSPKKTFRDWAVLILSCMLCFIASFLSLLADLCSRLGQRGQKLKM; the protein is encoded by the exons ATGACCCTGTCCCTGCATTACTACCATACCATACAACCAGCGGTGTATCAAAAAAGAGAGATGAAAAGCCAACTATCTTGCGGTGAGGTAGATGAGTACGACCCTTCTGGATTGGTGTATTGTTGGTGGAGATCAGCAGCAAAGTTTGATGAATGCGTTAAACTCAAGCTTGACCTCCCCAATGTTTCAACACTGACACCTAGGCTCAGAGTGCTTAGAGAAATGGAGAGGTTGGCCCTGATTGCACCGGACGGACTCAATGAGCTTCGACACAAGTTTCTCAGCTATCGTTCTGGTGACTTCTGGATACCAATTGGAGGGATTCAAAAGGGAGGAATGGACATTCCTCCAGTGATCACCattctcttgatgggtttctCTGGTTCAGGAAAAAGCTCGCTTGTCAACCTTATGTACAGTGTTCTTAGTCGTTCTGGACTTGTACTCTTCGCTCAAACATCATCGG GAAATTCTTCGCACACCATAACTATGTATATGGAAGAGCACAATGTGATGAGGTCACTGCAAAGTGGATTTTGTGTGTACGATTCCAGGGGGTTTAATTACAATCGAGTGCATGAAGGTCTAGAGGAACTGTCATCTTGGATGAGCGAAGGGGTACATCATAATCAGCGGTGCTTGAGATCAGATGATTGTGCATTAATGAAAAACGATGCAGAAATTGATGACTTAAAATCATCTCCTAAGTACGTGCTTAGGAGGGTGGATTTCGCAATGGTAGTATCTAACATAGCTGAGATCTATAAAGCTTTAAAAGCGGGTGATTCCAAGCCTTTAGATGCCACCAAACGGCTCTTCAGTGCACCTGGTTTGAGAAAATGCA ATGAAAATCCCATCTTGATCTTGACACATGGTGACATGTTATCAACTGAGGAGAGGCTCGATGCCAGGTTGAAAATATGTGAATATCTTGGTGTATCTGAGATCAGTGGAGTGTACGACATAGTGTGCCTCACAGAATATGGATTTCCCGCAGAAGAATGTGACCCCGTTACAGCCTACTCCATAGCTGAAGCTATATACAGGGCACTGCTAATATCAGACAGGGGCCACTCACCGAAGAAAACCTTCCGAGACTGGGCGGTTCTCATATTGTCATGTATGCTGTGCTTCATTGcctctttcttatctttgcTTGCTGATCTTTGTTCAAGGCTCGGACAAAGAGGTCAGAAATTGAAGATGTGA